In Flavobacterium okayamense, a single window of DNA contains:
- a CDS encoding pentapeptide repeat-containing protein, which translates to MSDFISEKKYKDNIFNENDIKFKEFENCVFDTCDFTACIFLSVVFVDCTFINCNFHDTKINYVSLRGVEFNDCDFTNVNFAMTDQVIYYFNFTNCRLDYTKFYSLKLKKMRFTGCSLVSADFMETDLTETIFDNCDLRRAVFYKTNLQKADFSTSRNFVIDPEQNKMKKAVFSLEGLKGLLEKYNLNIKG; encoded by the coding sequence ATGTCAGATTTCATCTCCGAAAAGAAATACAAAGACAACATTTTCAATGAAAACGATATTAAGTTTAAAGAATTTGAAAATTGTGTTTTCGATACTTGCGATTTTACCGCTTGTATTTTTCTAAGTGTGGTCTTTGTCGATTGTACGTTTATCAATTGTAATTTTCACGATACAAAAATTAATTACGTTTCACTTCGCGGTGTAGAGTTTAACGATTGTGATTTTACGAATGTAAATTTCGCCATGACCGACCAAGTCATTTATTATTTCAACTTTACCAATTGTCGCTTAGATTACACCAAATTTTACAGTTTGAAATTAAAAAAAATGCGTTTTACAGGTTGTAGTTTAGTTTCCGCGGATTTTATGGAAACCGATTTAACCGAAACTATTTTTGATAATTGCGATTTGCGTCGCGCTGTTTTCTATAAAACCAATCTTCAAAAAGCAGATTTTTCAACAAGTCGCAATTTTGTTATCGATCCGGAACAAAACAAAATGAAAAAAGCTGTATTTTCGTTGGAAGGCTTAAAAGGTCTACTCGAAAAATACAACCTGAACATAAAAGGATAA
- a CDS encoding YfcC family protein, which yields MKLKFPSAQTILLLITALTVLLTWFIPSGKYDTLAYDKEANGFVLKGKETSLQLKASQQTLDSLAIKIPLDKFTSGDIWKPINIPDTFHYIENEPQGLVSFLKAPIKGIIQAADIIFFVLILGGTIGIMNYSGAFDAGITSLAQLLKGKEFLLIIIITTLIALGGTTFGLAEETIAFYPILIPVFLRAKYDAMVPLAAVYIGSSVGTMISTVNPFSTIIASNVAGINWTTGLTSRIIFLTICTIVCIAYIMWYGKKVQKDASKSIIFNQKKEIEQHYFYNKTTNITLNIPQKIALTIFLLCFMVMIYGVSQLEWWFEEMTAVFLTGSIIIGFVLLINEKKFVTEFIKGAGELLGVALIIGIARGVSVIMEEGMIIDTILYHASTITSGMNKGIFANMMMLIYSGLSFFIPSSSGMAVLTMPIFAPLADTVGIGREVIVDAYQLGQGLFAFINPTGLILASLAIVNVGYDKWLKFVMPLIGILLVLIIGYLTLISI from the coding sequence ATGAAATTAAAATTTCCTTCTGCACAAACTATATTATTATTAATTACAGCGCTTACTGTTTTACTAACTTGGTTTATACCTTCAGGAAAATATGATACGCTTGCATATGATAAAGAAGCTAATGGATTTGTGTTAAAAGGAAAGGAAACTTCATTACAACTAAAAGCGAGTCAACAAACTTTGGATTCGTTAGCGATTAAAATTCCATTAGATAAATTTACTTCTGGTGATATTTGGAAACCGATAAACATACCCGACACTTTTCACTACATTGAAAACGAACCACAAGGTTTAGTGTCGTTTCTGAAAGCTCCAATTAAAGGTATTATTCAAGCAGCCGATATTATTTTCTTTGTATTGATTTTAGGCGGAACTATTGGAATTATGAATTATTCTGGTGCTTTTGATGCAGGAATTACAAGTTTAGCTCAACTATTAAAAGGCAAAGAATTTCTACTGATTATCATCATTACAACGCTAATCGCATTGGGCGGAACAACTTTTGGTTTAGCTGAAGAAACTATTGCCTTCTACCCTATTTTAATTCCGGTTTTTTTACGAGCAAAATACGATGCAATGGTTCCATTAGCTGCGGTATACATTGGTTCGAGCGTTGGAACCATGATCTCTACGGTAAATCCGTTTTCGACAATTATTGCTTCAAATGTTGCAGGTATTAACTGGACAACTGGACTAACTTCAAGAATTATATTTCTGACTATTTGTACGATTGTTTGCATAGCTTACATCATGTGGTATGGAAAGAAAGTCCAAAAAGATGCTTCAAAATCGATTATTTTTAATCAGAAAAAAGAAATTGAACAGCATTATTTCTACAATAAAACAACAAATATTACATTAAATATTCCACAAAAAATTGCTTTAACCATTTTTTTATTATGTTTTATGGTGATGATTTATGGCGTTTCACAATTAGAATGGTGGTTTGAAGAAATGACTGCTGTTTTCTTAACGGGTTCAATCATTATCGGATTTGTCTTACTAATTAACGAAAAGAAATTTGTAACTGAATTCATAAAAGGTGCTGGTGAATTACTTGGCGTAGCTTTAATTATTGGAATTGCTCGTGGTGTTTCAGTAATTATGGAAGAAGGAATGATAATCGATACCATTTTATATCATGCAAGTACAATTACAAGTGGAATGAACAAAGGTATTTTTGCTAATATGATGATGCTAATTTATTCGGGATTATCGTTTTTTATTCCATCTTCATCTGGAATGGCAGTTTTAACGATGCCTATTTTTGCTCCTTTAGCAGATACTGTTGGAATAGGACGAGAAGTAATTGTAGATGCTTACCAATTAGGGCAAGGTTTGTTTGCTTTCATTAATCCAACAGGTTTAATTTTAGCTTCTCTCGCGATTGTAAATGTTGGTTATGACAAATGGTTAAAGTTTGTAATGCCATTAATTGGAATTTTATTGGTTCTAATTATTGGATATTTAACTTTAATATCGATTTAA